The proteins below are encoded in one region of Helianthus annuus cultivar XRQ/B chromosome 2, HanXRQr2.0-SUNRISE, whole genome shotgun sequence:
- the LOC110921938 gene encoding BURP domain-containing protein 3, producing MEFLHILTYLSLAMVVSYAAVAPETYWKSVLPNTPMPKAVTDILHNDKSTDIQVGKGGVSVNAPGVNIGVGSGGVSVHAPGTNVGVGKGGSVSVHAPGTNVGVGKGGDASMHVHKPKPKPKGDCEKISVGKGGIIVRCHNKKKPVNVHVSPFSYKYAANDDQLKDDPNVALFFVEKDMHQGNTMNLHFTKTTSPSSTFLPRNVADTIPFSSKKLPELYTRFSIKPNTEESESMKNTITECEDKGMEGGKKYCATSLEAMVDFSTSELGKKVKAVSTEVNARRHTPLQKYTIEEAKKLASDVAVACHKQNYPYAVFYCHKTTTTKAYIVTLVGEDGTKAKAVAVCHTDTAKWNPKHLAFRVLKIKPGTTPVCHFLPEDHVVWVPY from the exons ATGGAGTTCCTCCATATCCTCACCTATCTTTCT TTGGCTATGGTTGTGAGCTATGCTGCAGTGGCTCCTGAAACATATTGGAAATCTGTGTTGCCAAACACTCCCATGCCCAAAGCAGTCACCGATATTCTCCATAATG ATAAGAGCACGGATATCCAAGTTGGCAAAGGCGGCGTATCCGTTAATGCTCCTGGTGTAAATATCGGTGTTGGGAGCGGCGGAGTATCTGTACATGCTCCTGGCACCAACGTTGGTGTTGGTAAAGGGGGCAGTGTATCTGTTCATGCCCCTGGCACCAACGTTGGTGTTGGAAAAGGCGGTGATGCATCTATGCATGTTcacaaaccaaaaccaaaacctaAAGGGGATTGTGAGAAGATAAGTGTTGGCAAAGGAGGTATTATCGTACGTTGTCATAACAAGAAGAAGCCAGTAAACGTACACGTGTCTCCATTTTCCTACAAGTATGCTGCCAATGATGATCAACTCAAAGATGATCCAAATGTTGCCCTTTTCTTTGTTGAAAAAGACATGCATCAAGGCAACACTATGAACTTGCATTTCACCAAAACTACAAGCCCATCGTCAACTTTCTTACCGCGTAACGTTGCTGATACAATACCCTTCTCATCAAAGAAGCTCCCCGAATTGTATACGCGCTTCTCCATCAAACCTAACACCGAAGAATCTGAATCAATGAAGAACACGATCACCGAGTGTGAAGATAAGGGTATGGAAGGTGGGAAGAAGTATTGTGCTACTTCATTAGAGGCCATGGTGGATTTTAGCACATCTGAGTTGGGTAAAAAGGTTAAAGCGGTCTCAACAGAGGTAAACGCTAGAAGGCATACTCCGTTACAAAAGTACACCATCGAAGAAGCGAAGAAATTGGCCTCGGATGTAGCAGTGGCTTGCCACAAACAAAACTACCCATACGCGGTTTTCTATTGTCAcaaaaccaccaccaccaaagcCTATATAGTAACGTTGGTGGGTGAAGACGGTACAAAAGCTAAAGCAGTAGCGGTGTGTCACACAGACACTGCAAAATGGAACCCTAAACATTTGGCGTTTAGAGTTCTCAAAATAAAACCGGGGACTACTCCGGTTTGTCATTTCCTACCTGAGGATCATGTTGTTTGGGTGCCTTATTAA